CAGTCTTATCTACACGCTCGTGGTTGCCGTTTTGGCTTACTTCATTCTGGCCCCGCGCCAACGCTCCCAGCACCCACCCTACACCGACGGCGACGACGACGGCGGTGAGCCGCTCGACGACGGCCTGCCGGACCTCGACCTGCCGCCGGGCATCTCCCGGCCCATCAACGACTGGGAGCCCGACTACGGCCGGCCCAGCACGCCGGTGCGCCCCCTGGAAACAATTACCTTTTAGCGCGGCTTATACAGAATCAAAGCGGCCTTTTTGCCTTGCTGCTTCCGGCTAATCGTGGCTGATACCGGAAGCTGGCAGGCGAAAAGGCCGCTTTTTCGTGCTGTTACAAATAGGCCAGACTACAGTCCGACGCTCATACGCTGGTAGGGAATATCCCCCTTGTAAAACACGGGCTCCTCCCCCGTCATACCAAAGCGCCGGTAAAAGGCCGCCGCATCCTGACGGGCGTCGCACCACAACGCGCTGGCCCCGAGCTGCCGGGCTTCCTCGATGACGCGCTGCAATAGTTGGGAGCCGATGCCCTGCTTCTGCCACTCAGGCGCGGTGGCAAACTTGCGGAAGCGGGCCTGCTTTTCCTCCACAAACAGGGAAATAACCGATACCAATTCCTGCCCGCAGAAAGCGCCGAAGTGGTGGCCGGCGGCGTCATTTTCGACCTTAACATAGTCCAGGGGCTTATCCGGCCAGAGCACCGCGTGGCGCAGCACATACGTCTGCTCGGGGGTGATGCGGCGGATTTCTACGGGGATACGCATTCGTCCGGGCCTTAGGTAATGGCAATGGAATACTGGGCCGAGTACGTTTGGCCGGACGCCAGGCTCAGAATGCCTTCCTTATCGGCCAGCTCCACCGGAGCACCTACCGAGCCGGCAATACCCTGCCAGGGTTCCACGCACACGAACGGAGCGCCCTTTTCTTTCGTCCAGAGGCCTAAGAAGGGGAATCCGTCGAAGCGCAGGCGCACGGCCCGGTCGGAGGCGAAGCTGCGCAGCGTGACGTGGGTGAAGTCGAAGTGCTTAAATACTAAGGCATCCTGGGCAAACAGCTCGTAGGTTAGCGGCATTTCGGTTTCCTCGTGCAGCACAGGCGCGGTCTGTCCGCTGAGCAAGCCGCCCTGCAACAGGTGGCGGTCCAGGGTCACGGGGTGGTCGAAGTGGAAGAAGTAGTCCTCAAACTTCTCCTCCGGCATCAGCGGGCAGCGGAAGGCCGGGTGAGCCCCGATACTGAATAGCAGCTCCTGGGCCGAATCAGGGTTCTGCACGTGCCAGCCCACCGTGAGCTGCAACCCGCGCAACTGGTAGCTAATGCGCAACACGAACTCGAATGGGTACACGGCCCGACTGGCCTCATCGGCTTGCAGCTCAAAGGTCAGCTCCTCCGCAGTTTGCTCGACCAACGTAAACTCCCGGTCCCGGGCAAAGCCGTGCTGGGGCAAACTGTACTGCTGGCCCTGGTGCAGATACGTGTCCTCGGGCAGGCGGCCCACAATCGGGAAGAGTACCGGAGCGTGTCGGCCCCACACGGCCGGGTCAGCTTGCCAGAGGTATTCCAGGTTGGCAATTTCGGGCAGGTCTTTGCGCACCAGGCTGCTGAGCTCGGCGCCGGAGCTATTTACCGTAACGCGGCACTGGTCGTTTTCGAGCGTGTAGTTCATGAATCGGGCTGGTTAATCAAGCTTACGGTAACCCAGTACGAGCCGAAGCCGGTTTGGGGTCGGCCAGCAGGGCATCCACGAAAAAGCAAGCCTGTTCTAGCCGCTGCTCGGGCGTACCACTGATTTCGGCGTAGTTCGACATGCGGCTGTTGAGCTCGGCCTGATAAATTGAGTAGAAGTACTGCCGGTGGTGCGGATGCTCCCGTAGCGGATCGGCTTCCCAGGGAATGTCCACGCCCAGCAAGAGTACCAGGTCGTAGCGCTGCTGCTCGATGCGCTGCTTAACCCACTCCGGGCACTGCCCAAACGCGTGCTCCGACCAGACCTTGATGACCAGCAAATCCGTGTCGCAGAACATCACGCGGTTCGCCTGGGCCGCCGCGGCTTCCTCAGCGGCCACCTGCCCGCGGGCAATGATTTCCAGATCTTCGAGCGTGTAGCTAGGGCCGTGCGTTTCCAGGTACTCGCGGGCGTATTCCGGGGCCCAGGTAGTGTGGTAATAGTCGGCCAGCTGGCGGCTGAGCGTAGTTTTGCCCGTCGATTCGGGGCCGGTGAGAGCTACGCGCAGCATCAGACAACGGGGGTTTCGGTGGCGGCTGCTGCGCGGGCGGCCCGGCGCCACTCCACGTAGCCATAGGCGGCCAGAATCAGGTAAACGGCGTACAGCCCGCTGGTCGGGTAGAGCTGCTTATACCACAGAATCGGCACGTAAATCAGGTCGACCACAATCCAGATCAGCCAGTTTTCGAGCCGCTTACGGGTCAGCAGATACTGGGCGGCCAAGCTGCCAGCGGTGGTAAAACTGTCCCAGTGCGGCACGGCCGCGTCGGTGTGGTGCTGCAGGTAGTAGCCGAAGCCCAGGGTAAAAACGACCACGCCGACTACCACCACCACCCACTCCCAGGGCCGGGTGCGCGTCACGACCAGGGCCGTGTCTTGCTTGCCGCCGTGCAGCCACTCGTACCAGCCGTAAATACTCATCAGGATGAAGAAGCCCTGCAGAATACTATCGGAATAAAGCTTGCCGCGGAAATACACCACGGCGAAGAGCAGGCAGCTGAAAATGGCCACCGGGAAGTTCCAGAGCGACTCGCGGGCCGCCAGCCACACGCAGGCAAATCCGGTAATGACGGCCACCCATTCCAGCGGCGAGTTGCCCGCGGCAGAAGTCCAGAACTCGTAGAGGGAATGTAGCAAAGAGCAGAAACGTTGACGGCAAATTCAGGTTTAATCCGGACCCGCGGGCCTGGCAGAGGCCAAAGCTAACCAGTCACCCGCTAATTTTACGGGCTCCTCTCACTTTTGCCGGCCGAAACTATGCTCCCCGAAATTACCCCCGAAGATCTGCACGCCCGCCTGCAGCAAGGCCAGGCCCTGCACCTGCTCGACGTCCGGGAGCCCATGGAATTCGAGTACTGCCAGATTTCAGGCAGCCAGCTCCTGCCGCTGGGCGAACTTGTCCGGCGCTGGGAAGAGGTGCCCACCGACCAGCCCGTGGTGCTGATTTGTCACCACGGCGTCCGTTCGGCCCAGGCTTTGTCGTTTTTGCAGCACCGTCACGGCCTGACCAATCTGCTCAACCTGCGCGGCGGCATTCACGCCTGGTCCGTGCGCGTCGACCCCACGGTGCCGGTGTATTGATTTTAGTGAACTAGTGAGATGGTGAAATGGTGAGGGCCGTCCACAATATCAAAACAGCAAACTCACCATTTCACCATCTCACTAGTTCCCCGTTTGCGCCTGCCCGACCTCCCCATATGCGCGGCTCTGCCTGAGCTGCTGACCACGCTGGCCGCCACCAACTGCGCCGTGCTGCAGGCCCCGCCCGGGGCTGGCAAAACCACCGTGGTGCCTCTGGCCCTGCTCGAAGCCGACTGGATGCCGCCCACCGGCCGCATCATCGTGCTGGAACCGCGCCGCCTGGCGGCCCGCGCGGCTGCTGCCCGCATGGCCAGCATTTTGGGGGAGCCGGTAGGCCAAACGGTGGGCTACCGGGTGCGCCTGGAAAGCCGGGTTTCGGCCCAGACCCGCATTGAAGTCGCCACTGAGGTTATCCTGACCCGGATGCTGCAGGACGACCCCGCCCTGGAAGGCGTAGCGGCCGTGCTCTTCGACGAATTTCATGAGCGGAGCCTGCAAGCCGACCTGGGCCTGGCCCTGGCCCTCGACGCCCAGGCCGTGCTCCGCCCCGATTTGCGCCTGCTCATCATGAGTGCCACGCTGGAAGCCGAGCGGCTGGGCAACTGGCTCAAAGCGCCCGTCGTGCGTAGCGCGGGTTTGCAGCACCCGGTAGGCACGCACTACCTGCCACCCGCCCGGGTAGCGGCAGCCGGTAGCCGGCCCTACGAGCGGCTGGCCGACTTGACCCCAGCCCTGGTGCGGGAAGCCCTGAGCAAACATGCCGAGGGCGACGTGCTGGTGTTTCTGCCCGGCCTAGCCGACCAGCGCCGTACCGCCGACAAACTAGCCGGAGCCGTAGCACCATCCATTGATATTCACGTGCTGCACGGCGAGCTGCCGGCCGAACAGCAGGACGCAGCCCTGCGCCCCGCCCCGCAAGGCCGCCGCAAAGTGGTACTGGCCACCAGCATTGCCGAAACCAGCCTGACTATCGAGGGCGTGCAGATTGTGGTGGATGGCGGCTACGCCCGGGTGCCACAGTTTGAGCCCCGCACTGGCCTGACCACCCTAGCCACGGTACCCGTGAGCCAGGCCGCCGCCGACCAGCGCCGAGGCCGGGCGGGCCGCCTGGGTCCGGGCACCTGCTACCGCCTCTGGACCGAAGCCGAACACGCTCAGCGTCCCCACCACCTGCCGCCCGAAATCCTGACGGCCGACCTCAGCGGCTTGGCCCTCGAATTGGCTTTGTGGGGCACCCAGGACCCGGCTACACTGCGCTGGCTCGATGCCCCACCCGCCGCCGCCCTGGCTCAGGCCCGGGACTTGCTCGTGCGGCTCGGAGCTTTGACAACAGAAGGCCAGCCCACACCCCACGGCCGCACGCTGGCGGGCCTGGGCTTGATTCCGCGCCTGGGCCATCTAGTCATTCGGGGTAAAGAAGTGGGTCACGGCGCTACGGCCTGCGCTTTGGCGGCCCTACTGACCGAGCGTGACATCCTACGCCTTGCCGATGGCACCCCAGCCCCGCCCGATTTGCGCCTGCGCCTGGAAGCTCTTAGCACCGGCCGCGCCCCGCTACCTGGCCTCTCGCCCGATGCCGGTGCCGTACGCCGTGTACGTGAAGCCGCCGCCGTGCTCCGCAACCGGGCCCATGTCCGCGACACGGCTTTGGACGCCGACGTGGCTGGGCTACTGGCCGGCCTAGCGTACCCCGACCGGCTGGCCCAGCGCGAAACGCCCGAGCGGGTGCGCCTCATTACCGGGCAGCGCGCCGCCCTGCCAGCCGAGCATTTTAGTCCGGGCACTACCTATTTTGGCGTGGCTCACCTGGATGGTCCGCCCCACGCCCCGCGGGCGGCCCTGGCCGCACCCATCGAGCGGGAGGAGCTGGAGCAGCATTTCCGGGACCTCATCGAAACCATGGAAGAAGTACGCTGGGATGCCGCGGCCGGGCGCGTTATGGCCCGTCGCATCCGCCGCCTCGGGGCCATTACCCTGGCCGAAACGGCCTTGCCCCAACCAACTCCCGAAGCCGTAGCCACAGCCTTGCTCGACGGGTTGCGCCAGGGTGGCATAGCCCGCCTGCCCTGGACCGACGAAGCCCAGCACACCCGGGAGCGGCTAGCCTTTGCCCACCACCTTTCCCCGACCGAGTGGCCCGATGTGTCGGATGAGGCCTTGCTGGCAGCATTGTCCGACTGGCTGGGCCCTTACCTGGACGGGGTGCGCACCATGGCCGAGGTCAACCGCCTGCCACTTGGTGAGGCGTTGCTCAACTGGCTGCCCGGCGGCTGGGCCCAACAGCAGGACTTAAATCGGCTAGCGCCAGCTCATTGCACCGTACCCAGCGGCTCAAATATTACGCTGGACTACTCCAACCCCGAGGCGCCCGTGCTAGCCGTACGTCTGCAGGAAGTATTTGGCCTGCTCGATACACCCACCGTTGGACAGGGTCGGGTGCCGCTGACGATGCACCTGTTGTCGCCGGCCCGGCGGCCGGTGCAAGTCACACGCGACCTGCGCAGCTTCTGGACCACGGGCTACTTCGAGGTGCGCAAAGATCTGCGCGGGCGCTACCCCAAGCACCATTGGCCCGACAACCCGTTGGAAGCTCCGGCTACCCGCGGCACGAAGAAGCGGCCCGGTTAAAGTCCAACTGCTTCCTGTAGTCTAAGCTTGGCGGAGCAGAGCTCGACAAGTCCATCACAGAGTTCATCCCTAGGTTAACAGCGCCAGACAGAGTCCTTAAGCTTAATTCCCGTCCTTTCAGCCTCAATTTCCAAAGGCCAATGTTATCATTTGCTATTTAGGCTTAAATACAATCGTAACAATTTGGTAATACGGGTAACAATTGCGTAACATTAGCTTATGCTTGTTACCTGTACTCGTAGTTTGTTTTTGACTGTCCTGCTACTGCTGGGGGCCCTGGGGGGGTGGGCACAAAGCTCGACGCTGGGCAAAAGCCGGCCCCTGACCAGTGCTCTTTGGCTGAACCTAAGCAGCGATGCCCGCCTCACGGACCGTTGGGGCAGTCACCTTGAAGCGCAGTGGCGGCAGGCGAAAGGCGTTGGGACCCCGCACCAAAACGTGTTGCGGCTGGGTGTTACCTACCACGCCACGGCGGCACTGCAGCTCTCCTCTGGCTACGCCCTGCTGCTTACTACTGACAACAACGACGTTCCAACCGCCACTTTGTTGCCCGAGCACCGGGTTTACCAGCAGTTACTGCTGAATGACTTGCAGGACCGCCTGCAGCTTCAGCACCGTTACCGCCTGGAGCAGCGCTGGGTGCAGCTGGCCGATGGGGCCGCACCGGTATATGTCAACCGGATCCGTTATCAACTGCGGATGCTTTACCCGCTGTCGGGGCCCGTACTCACGTCCAGCGGGGCCTACATCGTCGCGGCCAATGAGCTGTTTTTGGGCTTTGGCCGCAACGTGGAACACGGCATTTTCGACCAGAACCGGGCGTATGCCGCACTTGGCTATCAGGTGATGAAGTCGCTGGCGCTGGAACTCGGCTACCAGAACCAGCTTGCCTCTTCCGCTAGCATCGGCCGCTTTGGTAATACTCATTCAGTGCAGGTAGGCTTGAAATTCAACCCGGATTTCCGGCCCCTGGCCTTGGTGGCGGCGGCTAAAGAGGCTGAGGCAAAGTAAGGCCATAAGCTAAAAGTCAGGGGTTATAAAACCTTAACACCGACTTACCCGATTTTTCGTCGTAGTTTTACCCGGCAATAAGCGGTACCTAATCATCTTATTGCCATGGCCAACGCGCTGCCCAAAATTGCCTTCGAGGCCCTTACCTACGACGACGTCCTGCTATTACCTGCCTATTCGGAGGTATTGCCCCGCGACGCGGACCCCAGCTCCCAGCTTACCCGCAACATCCGCCTGAAGCTGCCGTTCGTCTCGGCCGCCATGGATACCGTGACCGAAGCCGAAATGGCCATTGCCATGGCCCAGGAAGGCGGTATCGGCATCATTCACAAGAACATGAGCATCAAGGCCCAGGCCGAACTGGTGCGGCGCGTGAAACGCTCGGAAAGCGGGATGATCCTGGATCCGTTTACCCTGGAAGAAACCGCCTCCCTCGGCGACGCCAAGCGCCTGATGCGCGACAATAAAATCGGCGGTATTCCGATTGTAGACGGCCAGCGCCGCCTCAAGGGAATTCTGACCAACCGCGACCTGCGCTTCGAGAAAGACATGGACCGCTCGGTTTCGGAGGTGATGACCAAGGACAAGCTGGTAACGGCCACGGCCGGCACCGAACTGGCCCACGCCGAAGAGATTCTGCAAGATTCAAAAGTAGAAAAGCTGCCCGTAGTCGACACCGAAGGCCGCCTGGTGGGCCTCATCACCTACCGCGATATCCGGAAGCGCCGCCGCAGCCCCAACGCCTGCAAAGACGAATTCGGCCGCCTGCGCGTCGGGGCCGCCGTCGGCGTAACCCCCGATTTGCTGGACCGCGTTGCCGCCCTGGTAGAAGCCGGCGTCGATGTAGTAAGCGTCGATACGGCTCATGGCCACAGCAAAGGTGTGCTTGATGCGGTGCGTAGCATTAAGAATAAATTTCCCAAGCTGGAGGTAATTGCCGGCAACGTAGCTACCGCCGAAGGGGCCCGCGCCCTGGCCGATGCCGGTGCCGACGCTGTGAAAGTAGGCGTAGGTCCGGGCTCCATCTGCACCACTCGTATCATTGCCGGTATTGGCGTACCCCAGCTTTCGGCCGTGATGGAAGCAGCCCGCGGCCTGGAAGGT
Above is a genomic segment from Hymenobacter cellulosivorans containing:
- a CDS encoding GNAT family N-acetyltransferase; amino-acid sequence: MRIPVEIRRITPEQTYVLRHAVLWPDKPLDYVKVENDAAGHHFGAFCGQELVSVISLFVEEKQARFRKFATAPEWQKQGIGSQLLQRVIEEARQLGASALWCDARQDAAAFYRRFGMTGEEPVFYKGDIPYQRMSVGL
- a CDS encoding aldose 1-epimerase family protein — encoded protein: MNYTLENDQCRVTVNSSGAELSSLVRKDLPEIANLEYLWQADPAVWGRHAPVLFPIVGRLPEDTYLHQGQQYSLPQHGFARDREFTLVEQTAEELTFELQADEASRAVYPFEFVLRISYQLRGLQLTVGWHVQNPDSAQELLFSIGAHPAFRCPLMPEEKFEDYFFHFDHPVTLDRHLLQGGLLSGQTAPVLHEETEMPLTYELFAQDALVFKHFDFTHVTLRSFASDRAVRLRFDGFPFLGLWTKEKGAPFVCVEPWQGIAGSVGAPVELADKEGILSLASGQTYSAQYSIAIT
- a CDS encoding AAA family ATPase, whose protein sequence is MLRVALTGPESTGKTTLSRQLADYYHTTWAPEYAREYLETHGPSYTLEDLEIIARGQVAAEEAAAAQANRVMFCDTDLLVIKVWSEHAFGQCPEWVKQRIEQQRYDLVLLLGVDIPWEADPLREHPHHRQYFYSIYQAELNSRMSNYAEISGTPEQRLEQACFFVDALLADPKPASARTGLP
- the pnuC gene encoding nicotinamide riboside transporter PnuC translates to MLHSLYEFWTSAAGNSPLEWVAVITGFACVWLAARESLWNFPVAIFSCLLFAVVYFRGKLYSDSILQGFFILMSIYGWYEWLHGGKQDTALVVTRTRPWEWVVVVVGVVVFTLGFGYYLQHHTDAAVPHWDSFTTAGSLAAQYLLTRKRLENWLIWIVVDLIYVPILWYKQLYPTSGLYAVYLILAAYGYVEWRRAARAAAATETPVV
- a CDS encoding rhodanese-like domain-containing protein encodes the protein MLPEITPEDLHARLQQGQALHLLDVREPMEFEYCQISGSQLLPLGELVRRWEEVPTDQPVVLICHHGVRSAQALSFLQHRHGLTNLLNLRGGIHAWSVRVDPTVPVY
- the hrpB gene encoding ATP-dependent helicase HrpB, with protein sequence MRLPDLPICAALPELLTTLAATNCAVLQAPPGAGKTTVVPLALLEADWMPPTGRIIVLEPRRLAARAAAARMASILGEPVGQTVGYRVRLESRVSAQTRIEVATEVILTRMLQDDPALEGVAAVLFDEFHERSLQADLGLALALDAQAVLRPDLRLLIMSATLEAERLGNWLKAPVVRSAGLQHPVGTHYLPPARVAAAGSRPYERLADLTPALVREALSKHAEGDVLVFLPGLADQRRTADKLAGAVAPSIDIHVLHGELPAEQQDAALRPAPQGRRKVVLATSIAETSLTIEGVQIVVDGGYARVPQFEPRTGLTTLATVPVSQAAADQRRGRAGRLGPGTCYRLWTEAEHAQRPHHLPPEILTADLSGLALELALWGTQDPATLRWLDAPPAAALAQARDLLVRLGALTTEGQPTPHGRTLAGLGLIPRLGHLVIRGKEVGHGATACALAALLTERDILRLADGTPAPPDLRLRLEALSTGRAPLPGLSPDAGAVRRVREAAAVLRNRAHVRDTALDADVAGLLAGLAYPDRLAQRETPERVRLITGQRAALPAEHFSPGTTYFGVAHLDGPPHAPRAALAAPIEREELEQHFRDLIETMEEVRWDAAAGRVMARRIRRLGAITLAETALPQPTPEAVATALLDGLRQGGIARLPWTDEAQHTRERLAFAHHLSPTEWPDVSDEALLAALSDWLGPYLDGVRTMAEVNRLPLGEALLNWLPGGWAQQQDLNRLAPAHCTVPSGSNITLDYSNPEAPVLAVRLQEVFGLLDTPTVGQGRVPLTMHLLSPARRPVQVTRDLRSFWTTGYFEVRKDLRGRYPKHHWPDNPLEAPATRGTKKRPG
- a CDS encoding DUF2490 domain-containing protein, whose protein sequence is MFLTVLLLLGALGGWAQSSTLGKSRPLTSALWLNLSSDARLTDRWGSHLEAQWRQAKGVGTPHQNVLRLGVTYHATAALQLSSGYALLLTTDNNDVPTATLLPEHRVYQQLLLNDLQDRLQLQHRYRLEQRWVQLADGAAPVYVNRIRYQLRMLYPLSGPVLTSSGAYIVAANELFLGFGRNVEHGIFDQNRAYAALGYQVMKSLALELGYQNQLASSASIGRFGNTHSVQVGLKFNPDFRPLALVAAAKEAEAK
- the guaB gene encoding IMP dehydrogenase, which codes for MANALPKIAFEALTYDDVLLLPAYSEVLPRDADPSSQLTRNIRLKLPFVSAAMDTVTEAEMAIAMAQEGGIGIIHKNMSIKAQAELVRRVKRSESGMILDPFTLEETASLGDAKRLMRDNKIGGIPIVDGQRRLKGILTNRDLRFEKDMDRSVSEVMTKDKLVTATAGTELAHAEEILQDSKVEKLPVVDTEGRLVGLITYRDIRKRRRSPNACKDEFGRLRVGAAVGVTPDLLDRVAALVEAGVDVVSVDTAHGHSKGVLDAVRSIKNKFPKLEVIAGNVATAEGARALADAGADAVKVGVGPGSICTTRIIAGIGVPQLSAVMEAARGLEGTGVPLIADGGVKFSGDAVKALAGGASTIMVGSLLAGTEEAPGEVTLYEGRKYKSYRGMGSVEAMEEGSKDRYFQDAEDDVKKLVPEGIVGRVPFKGGAGEVLYQLAGGLRAGMGYCGAATIEDLQQAQMVRITGAGLRESHPHDVQITREAPNYSSR